One Nocardioides oleivorans DNA segment encodes these proteins:
- a CDS encoding glycosyltransferase family 2 protein: MRRWLSRGPLIGVVVPVYGVERYLDEFVRTLVAQRHRRWEAVIVDDGSTDRSGEIADGWARRDHRISVVHQANAGLGAARNAGLEHVRGDYLAFLDSDDLLQPTAFADLVASLEESGSDFATGAILQWLSKDNSDFDGPYHEPPWMRRLHNPPMRRARIEDRPEILGDVFAWNKLFRRSWWDAQGLTWPEGVRYEDQPTTTRAFLDGTFDVLSQTTYVWRIREGSITQTRASSLQDLADRWETKRMSLASVRAHGSAEVEQVFVDRVLAGDLWRYFLLVPGCSPEWWRLLRSGVLELWGSRTLVESGLPPVHRLAGWLVAEDRRADVTALMEWVAGLDGPAPRVQDVATGAWRLSVPHSVLDETTVDPAALGLRDHEV, encoded by the coding sequence GTGAGGCGTTGGCTGTCCCGGGGACCCCTGATCGGCGTGGTCGTCCCCGTCTACGGGGTCGAGCGCTACCTCGACGAGTTCGTCCGGACGCTCGTGGCCCAGCGCCATCGCCGCTGGGAGGCCGTGATCGTCGACGACGGCTCCACCGACCGCAGCGGGGAGATCGCGGACGGCTGGGCCCGGCGCGACCACCGGATCTCGGTGGTGCACCAGGCCAACGCCGGCCTCGGCGCCGCGCGCAATGCGGGCCTCGAGCACGTGCGCGGCGACTACCTCGCCTTCCTCGACTCCGACGACCTGCTGCAGCCCACCGCGTTCGCCGACCTCGTCGCGTCGCTGGAGGAGTCGGGGTCGGACTTCGCGACCGGCGCGATCCTGCAGTGGCTGTCGAAGGACAACAGCGACTTCGACGGGCCCTACCACGAGCCGCCGTGGATGAGGCGCCTGCACAACCCGCCCATGCGGAGGGCACGCATCGAGGACCGGCCCGAGATCCTCGGTGACGTGTTCGCCTGGAACAAGCTCTTCCGGCGGTCGTGGTGGGATGCGCAGGGCCTGACCTGGCCCGAGGGGGTCCGCTACGAGGACCAGCCCACGACCACTCGCGCCTTCCTCGACGGCACGTTCGACGTGCTGTCGCAGACGACCTACGTCTGGCGGATCCGGGAGGGGTCGATCACCCAGACCCGGGCCTCGTCGCTGCAGGACCTCGCCGACCGGTGGGAGACCAAGCGGATGTCGCTCGCCTCGGTGCGCGCACACGGCTCGGCGGAGGTCGAGCAGGTCTTCGTCGACCGCGTGCTCGCCGGCGACCTGTGGCGCTACTTCCTGCTCGTGCCGGGCTGCTCGCCCGAGTGGTGGCGGCTGCTGCGCTCGGGCGTGCTCGAGCTGTGGGGATCGCGGACCCTCGTCGAGAGCGGGCTGCCGCCCGTGCACCGGCTCGCCGGCTGGCTCGTCGCCGAGGACCGCCGGGCCGACGTCACCGCGCTGATGGAGTGGGTCGCCGGGCTCGACGGACCCGCCCCGCGGGTCCAGGACGTGGCGACCGGGGCCTGGCGGCTCTCGGTCCCGCACTCGGTGCTGGACGAGACCACCGTGGATCCCGCAGCCCTGGGGCTGCGGGACCACGAGGTCTGA
- a CDS encoding ABC transporter substrate-binding protein, whose product MKIVRPLAAVLAATALALTGCAGDDLASDDNASGGSTSSGSADKGSLTIAGQNFPEATLVASMYEQLLEDAGYTVDTKLVDSRDAYMPTFPGDVDIVPEYVGGIVNFLNTQANGDSAKPFEAGDGQQLADDGATLLSDAGIELLDISPATDTNAFFVTQDYSDSEGVTTLSDLEGTSVVLAAAPDCEGRLDCEGGLSDEYGIDVTKVLELGYASAQTYKSVLDGESQLGETSTTDGTLESQGLVVLEDDKEIQPAQNLVPAVSADFLAEHPDVADILNPLMAALTTENLTEMNGEMAVDRAKPEDVANDFLTSQGLL is encoded by the coding sequence ATGAAGATCGTTCGCCCCCTCGCCGCGGTGCTCGCCGCCACGGCGCTCGCGCTCACCGGCTGCGCCGGTGACGACCTCGCCAGTGACGACAACGCCTCCGGCGGCTCGACCTCCTCGGGCAGCGCCGACAAGGGCTCGCTGACCATCGCCGGCCAGAACTTCCCCGAGGCCACCCTCGTCGCCTCGATGTACGAGCAGCTCCTCGAGGACGCCGGCTACACCGTCGACACCAAGCTCGTCGACTCCCGCGACGCCTACATGCCCACCTTCCCCGGCGACGTCGACATCGTCCCGGAATACGTCGGCGGCATCGTCAACTTCCTCAACACCCAGGCCAACGGCGACTCCGCGAAGCCCTTCGAGGCCGGTGACGGCCAGCAGCTCGCCGACGACGGGGCCACCCTGCTCAGCGACGCCGGCATCGAGCTGCTCGACATCTCGCCGGCGACCGACACCAACGCCTTCTTCGTCACCCAGGACTACTCCGACTCCGAGGGCGTGACCACGCTGTCCGACCTCGAGGGCACGAGCGTCGTGCTCGCCGCGGCGCCCGACTGCGAGGGCCGTCTCGACTGCGAGGGCGGCCTGTCCGACGAGTACGGCATCGACGTCACCAAGGTGCTCGAGCTCGGCTACGCCTCGGCCCAGACCTACAAGTCCGTGCTCGACGGCGAGTCGCAGCTCGGTGAGACCTCGACCACCGACGGCACCCTGGAGTCCCAGGGCCTCGTCGTGCTCGAGGACGACAAGGAGATCCAGCCGGCCCAGAACCTGGTGCCCGCCGTCTCCGCCGACTTCCTCGCCGAGCACCCCGACGTGGCCGACATCCTCAACCCGCTGATGGCCGCGCTCACCACGGAGAACCTGACCGAGATGAACGGTGAGATGGCCGTCGACCGCGCCAAGCCCGAGGACGTCGCCAACGACTTCCTCACCTCGCAGGGCCTGCTCTGA
- a CDS encoding ABC transporter permease, which translates to MSVFSDMWAYLSDGANWSGGDGIAALLGQQLLLTLTALLMAMVVGLPIALWLGHLGRGGFLAINISNVGRAIPTFALLALLVVAPWPGADTLGPYGRAGLATLIALTLFALPPIITNSYVAMREVAPEVREAARGMGMTGVQQFWRVELPLGLPLVVSGLRLALVQVWATATIAALVAGPGLGRIITDGFFRSNYGKGIAGALVVAAVALVLELLAALVQRAVDPSNRSTPRGGRTDALSVTGTTVDEPAESLG; encoded by the coding sequence ATGAGCGTCTTTAGCGACATGTGGGCCTACCTGTCGGACGGGGCCAACTGGAGCGGCGGGGACGGCATCGCAGCCCTGCTCGGCCAGCAGCTGCTCCTCACGCTGACCGCGCTGCTGATGGCGATGGTCGTCGGCCTGCCGATCGCGTTGTGGCTCGGCCACCTCGGCCGCGGCGGGTTCCTCGCGATCAACATCTCCAACGTCGGTCGCGCGATCCCGACCTTCGCCCTGCTGGCGCTCCTCGTCGTCGCGCCGTGGCCCGGCGCCGACACCCTCGGCCCCTACGGCCGCGCCGGCCTGGCCACCCTCATCGCGCTGACGCTCTTCGCCCTGCCGCCCATCATCACCAACTCGTACGTCGCCATGCGCGAGGTGGCGCCGGAGGTCCGCGAGGCGGCTCGGGGCATGGGGATGACGGGCGTGCAGCAGTTCTGGCGCGTCGAGCTCCCGCTCGGGCTGCCGCTGGTCGTCTCGGGGCTCCGGCTCGCGCTGGTGCAGGTCTGGGCGACCGCCACGATCGCCGCGCTCGTCGCCGGTCCGGGACTCGGCCGCATCATCACCGACGGCTTCTTCCGCTCCAACTACGGCAAGGGCATCGCCGGGGCGCTCGTCGTCGCCGCGGTCGCTCTCGTCCTCGAGCTCCTGGCGGCGCTGGTCCAGCGCGCGGTCGACCCGTCTAACCGCAGCACCCCTAGAGGTGGTCGCACCGATGCGTTGTCGGTGACCGGGACTACCGTTGACGAGCCCGCCGAATCCCTCGGCTGA
- a CDS encoding ABC transporter permease: protein MTLLGAADDPSCYSSLVNDWVCLDYVADRQQEIVDATVQHIGITVVSVLVGLAIAFPLALAARRLPRLESTILGITTGIYTVPSLALFPLLVPFTGLTATTVVIGLALYALTILVRSLLEGLRSVPDEVRESATGLGYNRTQLLLKVELPLALPVVMAGLRVATVSTVALTTVGSLVAYGGLGNLIKDGVLTNFRAELFTASLLCVLLAMVLDVVLVVAQRMLTPWSRGVRA, encoded by the coding sequence GTGACCTTACTGGGAGCGGCCGACGACCCGAGCTGCTACAGCAGCCTCGTCAACGACTGGGTCTGCCTCGACTACGTGGCCGACCGTCAGCAGGAGATCGTCGACGCGACCGTCCAGCACATCGGCATCACGGTGGTCTCGGTGCTGGTCGGGCTGGCGATCGCGTTCCCCCTCGCGCTGGCTGCGCGTCGGCTGCCGCGCCTCGAGTCGACGATCCTCGGGATCACGACCGGCATCTACACCGTGCCGTCGCTCGCGCTCTTCCCGCTGCTGGTGCCCTTCACCGGGCTCACCGCGACGACCGTGGTCATCGGCCTCGCGCTCTACGCCCTCACGATCCTGGTGCGCAGCCTCCTGGAGGGCCTGAGGTCGGTGCCCGACGAGGTGCGCGAGTCGGCGACCGGGCTGGGCTACAACCGCACGCAGCTGCTGCTCAAGGTCGAGCTGCCGCTCGCGCTGCCCGTCGTGATGGCCGGCCTGCGGGTCGCCACCGTCTCGACGGTGGCGCTGACGACGGTCGGATCGCTGGTCGCCTACGGCGGCCTCGGCAACCTCATCAAGGACGGCGTCCTGACCAACTTCCGCGCCGAGCTGTTCACGGCGTCGCTGCTGTGCGTGCTCCTCGCGATGGTCCTGGACGTCGTGCTGGTGGTGGCGCAACGGATGCTCACCCCGTGGTCGAGGGGGGTGCGGGCATGA
- a CDS encoding ABC transporter ATP-binding protein, protein MDATRGGDSMIRLEGVGKTYPDGTVAVHELDLDVARGEMVCLVGPSGCGKSTTLKMINRLIEPTTGRIWLDGQDVTDADPVELRRGIGYVIQQIGLFPHQRIEQNVMTVPLLYGESKATARERAHELLDTVGLDPKQYARRYPHELSGGQRQRVGVARALAANPPVLLMDEPFGAVDPVVRHRLQDEFRRLQAELGKTVVLVTHDIDEAIRMGDRVAVFAAGGRLAQYATPGELLAHPADEQVADFVGAGGLRTLTVTRLREEHLEPLDGVSTGDLGAAIDIDSSLEDALAAMLRDDKPMVGVRRGPTFLGVLTPAGVHRALRESLR, encoded by the coding sequence ATGGACGCTACACGGGGCGGCGACTCGATGATCAGGCTCGAGGGCGTGGGCAAGACCTATCCCGACGGGACGGTCGCGGTCCACGAGCTCGACCTCGACGTCGCTCGCGGCGAGATGGTCTGCCTCGTCGGACCCTCCGGCTGCGGCAAGTCCACGACGCTGAAGATGATCAACCGGCTCATCGAGCCGACCACCGGTCGCATCTGGCTCGACGGGCAGGACGTCACCGACGCCGACCCGGTCGAGCTGCGTCGCGGCATCGGCTACGTCATCCAGCAGATCGGCCTGTTCCCCCACCAGCGCATCGAGCAGAACGTGATGACGGTGCCGCTGCTCTACGGCGAGTCGAAGGCGACCGCGCGCGAGCGCGCGCACGAGCTGCTGGACACGGTCGGGCTCGACCCGAAGCAGTACGCCCGTCGCTACCCGCACGAGCTGTCCGGTGGCCAGCGACAGCGCGTCGGCGTCGCCCGGGCGCTGGCGGCAAACCCGCCGGTCCTGCTGATGGACGAGCCGTTCGGCGCGGTCGACCCGGTCGTGCGCCACCGGTTGCAGGACGAGTTCCGCCGGCTCCAGGCCGAGCTCGGCAAGACCGTCGTCCTGGTCACCCACGACATCGACGAGGCGATCCGGATGGGCGACCGCGTGGCCGTGTTCGCCGCCGGCGGCCGCCTCGCCCAGTACGCCACCCCGGGCGAGCTGCTCGCCCACCCGGCCGACGAGCAGGTGGCCGACTTCGTCGGGGCGGGCGGGCTGCGCACGCTGACCGTCACCCGGCTCCGCGAGGAGCACCTCGAACCGCTCGACGGCGTCTCCACCGGCGACCTGGGCGCGGCGATCGACATCGACTCCTCGCTCGAGGACGCCCTCGCCGCGATGCTGCGCGACGACAAGCCGATGGTCGGGGTGCGCCGCGGGCCCACCTTCCTCGGGGTGCTGACGCCCGCCGGGGTGCACCGGGCGCTGCGCGAGTCGCTGCGCTGA
- a CDS encoding GNAT family N-acetyltransferase: MIPEDNRFESDPADALPEDPGLPAGWHADAPDGADRATVERLTELLRGHERAGRGWAGAGEDDVLVEVSDHGLAMRENLVVRDPDGRIRAWGSVHDRAEGRMLFVHVVDREIDERAADACSDALFAWAEAQAKVVGAARGLAEQQIDTGAFADDVRQHGWLEDAGFTRVRTWWQMSRSVEAAEAELVPDPARWERKGVVFRLVERQGDGLPDVEDLRAVHDVLEGAFTDHFNSAEETLQEFVHRLREDPGHRWDHWWLAELEDGEPAGALVGTVSESATGPDGSYVSYLGVLESARGRGVATGLLRTIIADAASRGRDRVGLEVDADSPTGADGLYTSMGWGTKYVTESWHRDVTVR, encoded by the coding sequence GTGATTCCCGAGGACAACCGGTTCGAGAGCGACCCCGCCGACGCCCTGCCCGAGGACCCGGGACTACCCGCGGGGTGGCACGCCGACGCGCCGGACGGCGCTGACCGGGCCACGGTCGAGCGGCTGACCGAGCTGCTCCGCGGCCACGAGCGCGCCGGCCGGGGCTGGGCCGGGGCCGGTGAGGACGACGTCCTGGTCGAGGTCTCCGACCACGGCCTCGCGATGCGGGAGAACCTCGTCGTGCGCGACCCCGACGGGCGGATCCGGGCGTGGGGGAGCGTCCACGACCGTGCGGAGGGCCGGATGCTCTTCGTCCACGTCGTCGACCGCGAGATCGACGAGCGCGCCGCCGACGCCTGCAGCGACGCCCTCTTCGCATGGGCCGAGGCGCAGGCGAAGGTAGTCGGAGCGGCCCGCGGGCTGGCCGAGCAGCAGATCGACACCGGGGCCTTCGCCGACGACGTACGCCAGCACGGCTGGCTCGAGGACGCCGGCTTCACGCGCGTGCGCACCTGGTGGCAGATGAGCCGCTCGGTCGAGGCCGCGGAGGCCGAGCTGGTGCCCGACCCGGCCCGCTGGGAGCGCAAGGGCGTGGTCTTCCGGCTCGTCGAGCGCCAGGGGGACGGCCTGCCCGACGTCGAGGACCTCCGCGCGGTCCACGACGTGCTCGAGGGGGCGTTCACCGACCACTTCAACTCCGCCGAGGAGACGCTCCAGGAGTTCGTCCACCGCCTCCGCGAGGACCCCGGCCACCGCTGGGACCACTGGTGGCTGGCCGAGCTCGAGGACGGCGAGCCGGCCGGCGCCCTCGTCGGGACGGTGAGCGAGTCCGCGACCGGACCCGACGGGTCGTACGTCTCCTACCTCGGCGTCCTGGAGTCCGCCCGCGGGCGGGGCGTCGCCACCGGCCTGCTCCGCACGATCATCGCCGACGCCGCCTCCCGCGGCCGCGACCGCGTCGGACTCGAGGTCGACGCCGACTCACCGACCGGCGCCGACGGGCTCTACACCTCGATGGGCTGGGGCACGAAGTACGTCACCGAGTCCTGGCACCGGGACGTGACGGTCAGGTAG
- a CDS encoding DUF3180 domain-containing protein → MTQPGRDDEPQEPRGTLRPTSARALTTCAVVGLVLGWGLHPVSVRVSGQPPLVSWTQALALVLVAGIMSYLAWHTWQTVQVRGHRLEVHQSVNRLVLARACALGGAAVGAAYLGFAISWLGDASQYADRWILRSLVAALGGLVVTVASLVLERACRTDGGEPQP, encoded by the coding sequence GTGACCCAGCCGGGACGTGACGACGAGCCGCAGGAGCCACGCGGCACCCTCCGTCCCACGTCGGCCCGGGCCCTGACGACCTGCGCGGTGGTCGGCCTGGTCCTCGGCTGGGGCCTGCACCCGGTGTCCGTCCGGGTCTCCGGCCAGCCGCCGCTGGTGTCGTGGACCCAGGCGCTGGCGCTCGTGCTCGTCGCCGGGATCATGTCCTACCTGGCCTGGCACACCTGGCAGACGGTGCAGGTCCGCGGTCACCGCCTCGAGGTGCACCAGTCGGTGAACCGGCTCGTCCTGGCCCGCGCCTGCGCGCTGGGCGGCGCCGCGGTGGGTGCGGCGTACCTCGGGTTCGCCATCAGCTGGCTGGGCGACGCGTCGCAGTACGCCGATCGCTGGATCCTGCGCTCGCTCGTGGCGGCACTCGGCGGGCTGGTCGTGACGGTCGCCTCGCTGGTGCTCGAGCGTGCGTGTCGCACGGACGGCGGCGAGCCACAGCCCTAG
- the folK gene encoding 2-amino-4-hydroxy-6-hydroxymethyldihydropteridine diphosphokinase produces MTETPNPHIVDADSLTGEMHPIRRVVVALGSNLGERLSSLQGAVDALADTPDFFVTSVSGIYETDPVDAPEDSGPYLNAVVLADTTLPAARLMERALAIEDAYDRERSDVRNAPRTLDVDLIVVGDRRSNEDFLRLPHPRAHERAFVLQPWYDLEPDAVFPDLGPIADLLAAVDSSGVRKREDLSLEVE; encoded by the coding sequence ATGACTGAGACCCCGAACCCCCACATCGTGGACGCCGACTCCCTCACCGGGGAGATGCACCCGATCCGCCGGGTGGTGGTCGCACTGGGGTCCAACCTGGGTGAGCGGCTCTCGTCGTTGCAGGGCGCGGTCGACGCGCTCGCCGACACCCCCGACTTCTTCGTCACCAGCGTCTCCGGGATCTACGAGACCGACCCTGTCGACGCGCCCGAGGACTCAGGCCCGTACCTCAACGCCGTCGTGCTGGCCGACACGACGCTGCCGGCCGCGCGCCTGATGGAGCGCGCCCTGGCGATCGAGGACGCCTACGACCGCGAGCGCAGCGACGTCCGCAACGCCCCGCGCACGCTCGACGTCGACCTGATCGTCGTCGGCGACCGTCGCTCCAACGAGGACTTCCTGCGCCTGCCGCACCCGCGGGCGCACGAGCGCGCCTTCGTGCTGCAGCCGTGGTACGACCTGGAGCCCGACGCGGTGTTCCCCGACCTCGGCCCGATCGCCGACCTGCTCGCCGCGGTCGACTCCTCCGGCGTCCGCAAGCGCGAGGACCTCTCGCTCGAGGTCGAGTGA
- the folB gene encoding dihydroneopterin aldolase: protein MTGIECFAHHGVFEFEKREGQVFVVDLVLGIDTRPAAASDALADTVNYGSLVDDVKAAVERDPVDLIETVVQRIADTCLLDSRVEWARVTLHKPDAPIDATFSDVALTITRTRGNAHD from the coding sequence GTGACGGGCATCGAGTGCTTCGCGCACCACGGCGTCTTCGAGTTCGAGAAGCGGGAGGGCCAGGTGTTCGTCGTCGACCTCGTCCTGGGCATCGACACCCGCCCCGCAGCGGCCTCGGACGCGCTCGCGGACACGGTGAACTACGGCTCCCTGGTCGACGACGTGAAGGCCGCCGTCGAGCGCGACCCGGTCGACTTGATAGAAACGGTCGTCCAGCGAATCGCGGACACCTGCCTGTTGGACAGTCGTGTTGAATGGGCCCGAGTCACGCTCCACAAACCTGATGCGCCCATCGACGCGACCTTCTCGGACGTCGCGCTGACGATCACCAGAACGCGAGGCAACGCTCATGACTGA
- the folP gene encoding dihydropteroate synthase has protein sequence MGIVNVTPDSFSDGGLYDTTESAVAHGRELLAQGADLLDIGGESTRPGATRPLVADELGRVVPVIRELASGGAVVSVDTMRAEVAEAALEAGATVVNDVSGGLADPRILSVVAGSDVTYVAMHWRAHADRMRDFTDYSPDGVVETVRRELGERLDAALAAGIPRERIVLDPGLGFAKEARHSWALLAGLDAIATLGCPLLVGASRKSFLGSLLAVDGVPRGVDDREHAHAALVALLAERGVDLLRVHDVRATRDALAVVAALRHGPGGENLG, from the coding sequence ATGGGGATCGTCAACGTCACCCCCGACTCCTTCTCCGACGGCGGCCTCTACGACACCACCGAGTCCGCCGTCGCGCACGGTCGCGAGCTGCTCGCCCAGGGCGCCGACCTGCTCGACATCGGCGGCGAGTCCACCCGGCCCGGCGCGACCAGGCCGCTGGTCGCCGACGAGCTGGGCCGGGTCGTCCCGGTGATCCGCGAGCTCGCCTCCGGCGGCGCGGTCGTCTCGGTCGACACGATGCGCGCCGAGGTCGCCGAGGCCGCGCTCGAGGCCGGTGCCACGGTCGTCAACGACGTCTCCGGCGGCCTCGCGGACCCCCGGATCCTCTCGGTCGTGGCGGGCAGCGACGTCACCTACGTCGCGATGCACTGGCGCGCCCACGCCGACCGGATGCGCGACTTCACCGACTACTCGCCCGACGGCGTGGTCGAGACCGTGCGCCGCGAGCTGGGGGAGCGGCTCGACGCGGCCCTGGCCGCCGGGATCCCGCGCGAGCGGATCGTCCTCGACCCCGGGCTGGGCTTCGCGAAGGAGGCCCGGCACAGCTGGGCGCTGCTGGCCGGGCTCGACGCGATCGCCACGCTAGGGTGCCCGCTGCTGGTCGGAGCCAGCCGCAAGTCGTTCCTCGGCTCGCTCCTGGCCGTCGACGGCGTCCCGCGGGGCGTCGACGACCGCGAGCACGCCCACGCCGCGCTGGTCGCCCTGCTGGCCGAGCGCGGGGTCGACCTGCTGCGCGTGCACGACGTACGAGCCACGCGTGACGCGCTGGCGGTGGTCGCCGCCCTGCGCCACGGACCAGGAGGAGAGAACCTTGGATGA
- the folE gene encoding GTP cyclohydrolase I FolE, translated as MTDPISTPVRAPEDVPVFDHARAEAAVRELLVAIGEDPDREGLLETPARVARAYAEVTQGLRQSAEEVLTTTFDLGHEEMVLVRDIELWSMCEHHLVPFTGVAHVGYIPAVTGKITGLSKLARLVDVYAKRPQVQERLTTQVADSLMEILEARGVIVVIEAEHLCMTMRGVRKAGARTITSAVRGTMLTDQATRAEAMSLIRSGTR; from the coding sequence GTGACCGACCCCATCTCGACCCCGGTGCGGGCACCCGAGGACGTACCCGTCTTCGACCACGCCCGCGCCGAGGCCGCGGTGCGCGAGCTGCTCGTCGCGATCGGCGAGGACCCCGACCGCGAGGGCCTGCTCGAGACCCCGGCGCGCGTCGCTCGGGCCTACGCCGAGGTCACCCAGGGCCTGCGCCAGAGTGCCGAGGAGGTGCTGACCACCACCTTCGACCTCGGGCACGAGGAGATGGTGCTGGTCCGCGACATCGAGCTGTGGTCGATGTGCGAGCACCACCTCGTGCCGTTCACCGGGGTCGCGCACGTCGGCTACATCCCGGCCGTGACCGGCAAGATCACCGGTCTGTCCAAGCTGGCCCGGCTCGTCGACGTCTATGCCAAGCGCCCGCAGGTGCAGGAGCGGCTGACCACGCAGGTCGCCGACTCCCTCATGGAGATCCTCGAGGCGCGCGGCGTGATCGTCGTGATCGAGGCCGAGCACCTCTGCATGACCATGCGCGGGGTGCGCAAGGCCGGCGCACGCACCATCACCTCCGCCGTGCGCGGCACCATGCTCACCGACCAGGCCACGCGTGCCGAGGCGATGTCGCTGATCCGCTCGGGCACCAGGTGA
- the ftsH gene encoding ATP-dependent zinc metalloprotease FtsH, protein MKRIFKGPWLWIALSAIAVLVAIQFLAPSDGYDEVKSSTMASYIDEGKVKEIEINGVDFEVRATLDDGVRKDGDKVVAQYVDGQQETLLASIDEQLADGTIDSYNGDMPQPSFLGSLLATLLPFALIILLFIFLMNQAQGGGGRGVMQFAKSKAKLITKDMPKTTFSDVAGCEEAIEELGEIKEFLQEPAKFQAVGAKIPKGVLLYGPPGTGKTLLARAVAGEAGVPFYSISGSDFVEMFVGVGASRVRDLFEQAKENAPAIVFIDEIDAVGRHRGAGMGGGHDEREQTLNQLLVEMDGFDVRGGVILIAATNRPDVLDPALLRPGRFDRQIQVDAPDLNGRHQILKVHSRGKPIAQDIDLLSIARRTPGFTGADLANVLNEAALLTARTNEKLITDASLDEAIDRVIAGPQRRTRLMSEREKLITAYHEGGHALVAAALPGTDPVHKVTILPRGRALGYTMVLPDRDKYSQSRSEMLDSLAYMLGGMAAEALIFHDVTSGAGNDIEKATNLARAMVTQYGMTERLGAVKLGDNNSEPFLGRDMGHSRNYSEETAAAVDEEVKALLGHAHQEAFDILETNRDVLDALVLALLDKETLDKAEIAEIFEALTRRPNRPAWTGSPERVPSTVPPVDIPQEIRDRAQVDAVPEEQGAGAILTPPGSGGDVHGSPAPGPDAPTPPTTSESS, encoded by the coding sequence GTGAAGCGCATATTCAAGGGTCCGTGGCTGTGGATCGCCCTGTCCGCCATCGCAGTCCTCGTGGCGATCCAGTTCCTCGCACCCAGTGACGGCTACGACGAGGTGAAGTCCTCGACCATGGCCTCCTACATCGACGAGGGCAAGGTCAAGGAGATCGAGATCAACGGCGTGGACTTCGAGGTCCGCGCCACTCTCGACGACGGCGTCCGCAAGGACGGCGACAAGGTCGTGGCCCAGTACGTCGACGGCCAGCAGGAGACCCTGCTCGCCTCGATCGACGAGCAGCTCGCCGACGGCACCATCGACAGCTACAACGGCGACATGCCGCAGCCGAGCTTCCTCGGCTCGCTGCTCGCGACGCTGCTGCCCTTCGCGCTCATCATCTTGCTGTTCATCTTCTTGATGAACCAGGCCCAGGGCGGGGGCGGACGCGGCGTCATGCAGTTCGCCAAGTCCAAGGCCAAGCTGATCACCAAGGACATGCCGAAGACGACGTTCAGCGACGTCGCCGGTTGCGAGGAGGCGATCGAGGAGCTCGGCGAGATCAAGGAGTTCCTCCAGGAGCCCGCCAAGTTCCAGGCCGTCGGCGCCAAGATCCCCAAGGGCGTCCTGCTCTACGGCCCGCCCGGCACCGGCAAGACCCTGCTCGCGCGTGCCGTGGCGGGCGAGGCCGGCGTGCCCTTCTACTCGATCTCCGGCTCCGACTTCGTCGAGATGTTCGTCGGCGTCGGCGCGAGCCGCGTCCGCGACCTGTTCGAGCAGGCCAAGGAGAACGCGCCCGCGATCGTCTTCATCGACGAGATCGACGCCGTCGGTCGCCACCGCGGCGCCGGCATGGGCGGCGGCCACGACGAGCGCGAGCAGACCCTCAACCAGCTGCTCGTCGAGATGGACGGGTTCGACGTGCGCGGCGGCGTCATCCTCATCGCCGCCACCAACCGCCCCGACGTGCTCGACCCGGCGCTCCTGCGCCCGGGCCGCTTCGACCGGCAGATCCAGGTCGACGCACCCGACCTCAACGGTCGCCACCAGATCCTGAAGGTCCACTCGCGCGGCAAGCCGATCGCGCAGGACATCGACCTGCTCAGCATCGCGCGCCGCACGCCCGGCTTCACCGGCGCCGACCTGGCCAACGTGCTCAACGAGGCGGCGCTGCTCACCGCGCGCACCAACGAGAAGCTGATCACCGACGCCTCCCTCGACGAGGCGATCGACCGCGTCATCGCCGGCCCGCAGCGTCGTACGCGCCTGATGAGCGAGCGCGAGAAGCTCATCACCGCCTACCACGAGGGCGGCCACGCCCTGGTCGCCGCGGCGCTGCCCGGCACCGACCCGGTGCACAAGGTGACGATCCTGCCGCGCGGTCGCGCGCTGGGCTACACGATGGTGCTGCCCGACCGCGACAAGTACTCCCAGTCGCGCAGCGAGATGCTCGACTCCCTGGCCTACATGCTGGGTGGCATGGCCGCGGAGGCGCTGATCTTCCACGACGTCACCTCCGGCGCCGGCAACGACATCGAGAAGGCCACCAACCTGGCCCGGGCGATGGTGACGCAGTACGGCATGACCGAGCGCCTCGGCGCGGTCAAGCTCGGCGACAACAACTCCGAGCCGTTCCTCGGCCGCGACATGGGCCACTCGCGCAACTACTCCGAGGAGACGGCCGCCGCGGTCGACGAGGAGGTCAAGGCGCTGCTGGGCCACGCCCACCAGGAGGCCTTCGACATCCTCGAGACCAACCGCGACGTGCTCGACGCCCTCGTCCTGGCGCTCCTCGACAAGGAGACGCTCGACAAGGCCGAGATCGCCGAGATCTTCGAGGCGCTCACCCGCCGTCCGAACCGGCCCGCCTGGACCGGCTCCCCGGAGCGGGTGCCGTCGACGGTGCCGCCGGTCGACATCCCGCAGGAGATCCGCGACCGCGCCCAGGTCGACGCGGTCCCCGAGGAGCAGGGCGCCGGCGCCATCCTCACCCCGCCCGGCTCGGGTGGTGACGTCCACGGCAGCCCGGCGCCCGGCCCCGACGCGCCGACCCCGCCGACCACCTCGGAGTCCTCGTGA